A genome region from Anopheles stephensi strain Indian chromosome 2, UCI_ANSTEP_V1.0, whole genome shotgun sequence includes the following:
- the LOC118502726 gene encoding tRNA (adenine(58)-N(1))-methyltransferase catalytic subunit TRMT61A: MSFAGPKDIIAEGDTVVLYLTPALMHTIDAVPQIRNKKNEMIEYVFQTSFGALKVRDLIGVRYGARVQLSKGWAHVLQPNPELWTQTLPHRTQILYTPDISMILYQLEVRPGSIVIESGTGSGSLSHYFLRAIRPSGHLHTFDFHEERVAKAREEFVSHGLGDNVTVRQRDVCEQGFGDELNGVADAVFLDLPAPQLAVPHAAKALKNEGGRICSFSPCIEQSMRVCEALGKCGFIEVQNIEVLQVEDIVRTRNVPVMELDFLKTKRADTDKDTKTPRESKKYITSSAPNTMAGHTGYLTIAELPPLFAR; this comes from the exons ATGAGTTTTGCCGGTCCAAAAGACATCATAGCCGAGGGAGATACGGTCGTGCTGTATCTGACACCCGCCCTGATGCACACAATCGACGCGGTGCCGCAGATTCGCAACAAAAAGAACGAAATGATCGAGTACGTGTTTCAAACGAGTTTCGGTGCTTTAAAGGTGCGCGATCTAATCGGTGTACGGTACGGTGCGCGCGTCCAGCTCTCCAAGGGCTGGGCACACGTCCTGCAACCGAACCCGGAACTGTGGACCCAAACGCTACCCCATCGGACGCAGATCCTCTACACGCCCGACATCAGCATGATACTGTATCAGCTGGAAGTGCGACCCGGGAGCATCGTGATCGAGTCCGGTACCGGTTCTGGCTCACTGTCGCACTACTTTCTGCGCGccatccgtccgtccggcCACCTGCACACATTCGATTTCCACGAGGAGCGTGTTGCGAAGGCGCGCGAAGAGTTTGTCTCCCACGGGCTGGGCGATAATGTGACCGTGCGACAAAGAGATGTGTGCGAACAGGGATTCGGCGACGAGCTAAACGGTGTAGCGGATGCCGTGTTTCTGGATCTGCCGGCACCGCAGCTCGCCGTACCACACGCGGCAAAAGCACTGAAAAATGAAG GTGGTCGCATCTGTTCATTTTCGCCGTGCATCGAACAATCGATGCGTGTGTGCGAAGCGCTTGGCAAGTGTGGCTTCATCGAGGTGCAGAACATTGAAGTCCTCCAGGTGGAGGATATCGTACGCACACGCAATGTTCCCGTAATGGAACTAGATTTTCTCAAAACAAAG CGCGCCGATACGGATAAGGATACGAAAACGCCACGGGAAAGCAAGAAGTATATAACCTCGTCCGCCCCGAACACAATGGCCGGTCACACCGGGTACTTAACGATCGCCGAGCTTCCACCGCTCTTTGCCCGGTAA